The following proteins are co-located in the Trichormus variabilis 0441 genome:
- a CDS encoding GNAT family N-acetyltransferase, translating to MNIRCETATDYLAISEVNNLAFGQENESQLIDKIRISEFYIPELSLIAEVNHTVVGHILFSYIELAGEEKIQVLGLAPMAVHPEFQRQGIGSALVKAGLEKADARGESLVIVLGHPQFYSRFGFVPSVNYKIASPFPVPDDVFMVKTLRSYQDKYQGKVIYPPAFSHV from the coding sequence ATGAATATACGCTGTGAAACTGCTACAGATTATTTAGCTATTTCCGAAGTTAATAATTTAGCTTTTGGTCAAGAAAATGAATCGCAGCTAATTGATAAAATTCGGATTTCTGAGTTTTATATTCCAGAGTTATCATTAATTGCCGAAGTTAACCATACTGTAGTTGGTCATATTCTTTTTAGCTATATTGAGTTAGCAGGAGAAGAAAAAATACAAGTGCTTGGATTAGCACCTATGGCTGTGCATCCTGAATTTCAAAGACAAGGAATTGGCAGCGCCCTAGTCAAAGCGGGATTAGAAAAAGCAGATGCAAGAGGAGAAAGTTTAGTTATTGTATTAGGGCATCCACAGTTTTATTCTCGTTTTGGTTTCGTGCCGTCAGTTAATTATAAAATTGCTAGTCCTTTTCCAGTACCAGACGATGTATTTATGGTCAAAACACTACGAAGTTATCAAGATAAATATCAAGGAAAGGTTATTTATCCACCTGCTTTTTCCCATGTTTAA
- a CDS encoding fasciclin domain-containing protein, with translation MADIVDIAVSADSFKTLVTAVQAAGLVETLKSPGPFTVFAPNDDAFAKLPPGTIQTLVQNIPQLTRILTYHVVPGKLKQADLAKLGTVTSVEGSPIKIDCADGFEVKNATVLAADIEADNGIIHVIDTVILMG, from the coding sequence ATGGCTGATATTGTTGATATTGCAGTTAGTGCAGATAGTTTTAAAACTCTGGTGACAGCTGTACAAGCTGCTGGTTTAGTAGAAACTTTAAAAAGTCCAGGGCCGTTTACTGTTTTCGCACCAAACGACGATGCTTTTGCTAAGTTACCCCCAGGAACTATACAAACTTTGGTGCAGAATATTCCCCAATTAACGAGAATATTAACGTATCATGTGGTACCTGGCAAGCTGAAGCAGGCTGATTTAGCAAAACTTGGCACAGTTACATCCGTGGAAGGTTCACCGATTAAAATTGATTGTGCTGATGGTTTTGAGGTGAAAAATGCCACAGTTTTAGCCGCAGATATTGAAGCAGATAACGGTATAATTCACGTCATCGATACTGTAATTCTGATGGGTTAA